In the genome of Salana multivorans, the window GGCTGGCACGCAGACCGCGGCGGAGATCATCGCCGGGGTCGGGAAGTCGTGCGGGATCAGCCAGAAGGCGCTCGTCGTGCTCCTGCAGAAGGAGCAGAGCCTCATCACCCGGACGAAGCCGACCAATCGCGCCTACCAGATCGCGACCGGGTACGGCTGCCCGGACGGACAGCCGTGCGACGCCGAGTACTACGGGTTCTTCAACCAGGTGTACCGCGCGGCATGGCAGTACAAGGTGTACAAGTCGCGGCCGACCTCGTACGGATTCCAAGCCGGCCGCGTCAACACCATCCCGTACAACTTCAAGGCCTCGTGCGGCAGCGGCCCGGTCTACATCCAGAACGAGGCGACGCGGGCGCTCTACATCTACACGCCGTTCCAGGCCAACGAGGCCATCCTCAAGAACATCTACGGCAACGGCGACTCGTGCACGTCGTTCGCCCAGATCAACACGTGGACGTTCTGGAGCGACTGGTTCGGGTCTCCGACGGGCATCGCCCACGCCTATCCGGTCGAGGGCGGGATCCTGTCCACGTGGACGGCACACGGCGGTGTCGCCGGCCCGGGCGTGTCCACCGGCCCCATCACCTGGTCCACCGCGAACGGCGGGGGCTGGTACCAGAACTTCACCAACGGCATCATCACCCACACCGCCACCGGCGTGGGCGCCTACCACCAGCACGGCACCGGCATCACCACCGCATGGAAGCGCGCCGGCGCACAGGACGGCACCTGGGGCTGGCCCCTGACCCAGGAGACCTGCACCAACGGCACCTGCCAGATCACCTACACCAACGTCATCGCCACCTGGACCGCCACCACCGGCACCACCACCCAACCCCGTCACCCGTACGAGGTCAGCGGCGGGATCGCCGGCACGTGGAACAAGTACGGCGGCCTCGCAGGCCCCGGCCTGTCCACCGGCCCCATCACCTGGTCCACCGCGAACGGCGGGGGCTGGTACCAGAACTTCACCAACGGCATCATCACCCACACCGCCACCGGCGTGGGCGCCTACCACCAGCACGGCACCGGCATCACCACCGCATGGAAGCGCGCCGGCGCACAGGACGGCACCTGGGGCTGGCCCCTGACCCAGGAGACCTGCACCAACGGCACCTGCCAGATCACCTACACCAACGTCATCGCCACCTGGACCGCCACCACCGGCACCACCACCCAACCCCGTCACCCGTACGAGGTCAGCGGCGGGATCGCCGGCACGTGGAACAAGTACGGCGGCCTCGCAGGCCCCGGCCTGTCCACCGGCCCCATCACCTGGTCCACCGCGAACGGCGGGGGCTGGTACCAGAACTTCACCAACGGCATCATCACCCACACCGCCACCGGCGTGGGCGCCTACCACCAGCACGGCACCGGCATCACCACCGCATGGAAGCGCGCCGGCGCACAGGACGGCACCTGGGGCTGGCCCCTGACCCAGGAGACCTGCACCAACGGCACCTGCCAGATCACCTACACCAACGTCATCGCCACCTGGACCGCCACCACCGGCACCACCACCCAACCCCGTCACCCGTACGAGGTCAGCGGCGGGATCGCCGGCACGTGGAACAAGTACGGCGGCCTCGCAGGCCCCGGCCTGTCCACCGGCCCCATCACCTGGTCCACCGCGAACGGCGGGGGCTGGTACCAGAACTTCACCAACGGCATCATCACCCACACCGCCACCGGCGTGGGCGCCTACCACCAGCACGGCACCGGCATCACCACCGCATGGAAGCGCGCCGGCGCACAGGACGGCACCTGGGGCTGGCCCCTGACCCAGGAGACCTGCACCAACGGCACCTGCCAGATCACCTACACCAACGTCATCGCCACCTGGACCGCCACCACCGGCACCACCACCCAACCCCGGGCCGGGAAGACGTCGCAGCTCTCCGCCCCGTCGGCCGGGCGGGCCCCCGACTCCACCTCGCCGTCGGATCGCGCGACGACTCCCGAGGAGTCGGCGTCCCCGAGCGAGCCGGCGTCACCGCAGGCCAGCCCGTCCCCGAGCCCCTCGGGACCGGCCGCGACGGATCCGTCCGCCACGGCGTCGCCGAGCGTCACCTCGTCCACGGCCGACTAGCGCACTCGACCGACGACACACCCCGACACGCCGCAGGCGCCGCAGTCGCTGCGGCGCCTGCGGCGTCTCACGAGCAGGCGATGCGACCGGTTCGGCACCCCTCGCCGACACAAGCAGTTCAAAGCCTGTTCATGACCGGTTCACAGGTCCGCTACTCTCCCAGGGCGGCCATGTTGTCCATGGTTCGTTCGGCCTCCCGAGGAAGGGACGACCCATGGCGCTCCCCCACGACGAGTTCAGGCTGCTCGTCGCGTTGACCACCAGTGGCGAGATCCACACCGATGCAGGTCTCAGTGACCACCTCTCCCTCCCGCAGGAGGACGTCACCGAGGTTCTCGCACGCTGCGAGCAGCACGGCTACGTGAGCGATGGACGCCTCACCGACCTGGGGTGCGCGGCCCTCGAGCCCTACCGCGTCGACAACGCGGTCATCATGGCCGCCGGGTTCTCCCAGCGATTCGCCCCGATCTCCTACGAGAAGCCCAAGGGCGTGCTCAAGGTGCGCGGGGAGATCCTCATCGAACGACAGATCCGCCAGCTGCTCGAGGCCGGGATCACGGACATCACCGTCGTCGTCGGCTATCGGGCGGAGTACTACTTCTACCTCGCGAGCAAGTACGGCGTCGACATCGTCGTCAACCCGGACTACGCGACCAGGGACAACAGCTCGTCGCTCTGGGTGGTCCGCGAGCGCCTCGGCAACACGTTCGTCTGCTCCTCCGACGACTACTTCACCGAGAACCCGTTCGAGCGATACGTCTACGGCGCCTACTACGCCGCGACCTACGTCGAGGGCGAGACCGAGGAGTGGTGCATCCTCACCGACGAGGACGACGTCATCACCGCGGCCCCGATCGGCGGTGCCGACGCCTGGGTCATGCTCGGCCACGTCTACTTCGACCGCGCGTTCTCGACCCGGTTCCGCGAGATCCTCGAGGAGGTCTACCACCACGCGGAGACCGAGCGGAAGCCGTGGGAGACCGTCTATCTCGACCACGTCGACCAGCTCCCGATGCGGATCCGGCGCTACCCGGACGGCGTGATCTACGAGTTCGACTCCCTCGACGAGGTGCAGGGGTTCGACGCCGCCTTCATCGAGAACGTCAACTCCCGGGTCCTCGACAACATCGCCCGCACGCTCGGGTGCGAGAAGAGCGACATCACCGACTTCTACCCGCTCAAGCAGGGCATCACGAACCTGTCCTGCCACTTCTCGTTCGGCGGGGCCGAGTACGTCTACCGGCACCCGGGGATCGGGACGGAGAAGATGATCGACCGCGTCGCCGAGACGGCTGCCCTCGAGCTCGCGAAGGAGCTGGGCCTCGACACGACCTTCCTCGTGAGCGACCCGGCCGAGGGGTGGAAGATCTCCCACTTCGTGCCGAACGCGCGCACGCTCGAGGACCACGACCCGGCCGAGGTCAGGATCGCGATGGAGATGGGGCGGCGCCTCCACGAGAGCGGAGCCCAGCTCGATCGTCGCTTCGACTACCTCGAGGAGGGCCACGCGTACGAGGAGCTGCTCGAGCAGTACGGGCCGATCGACGTGCCCGGCTACGAGGAGCTCAAGCGGAAGGCGATCCGGCTGAAGTCCCTCGCCGACGCCGACGGGTACCCCCTCGTGCCGTCGCACAATGACTTCTTCGGCGCAAACTTCCTCATCTCCGACTCCGGCGAGGTCAACCTCATCGACTGGGAGTACGCCGGCATGTCCGACCCCGCGAACGACTTCGGGACCTTCGCCGTCTCGGGGCAGCTCGACGAGGACGAGATGCACCGGGCCCTCGAGTACCACCTCGGCCGTCCGGCGACGTTCGAGGAGACCCGTCACTTCTTCGCCTACACCGCGCTCGCCGGGTGGTGCTGGTACGTCTGGGCCCTCGCGAAGGAGGCCCAGGGCGGCAACGTCGGCGAATGGCTGTACGTGTACTACCGCTACGCGGTCGACTACCTCGACAAGGTCCTCGACTGGTACGAGAACGACGCCGCCACCACCGAGACCATGATCGAGACGGGGACGCACGCATGAAGTTCGGAATCCTCAGCGGCCTGACGTGGGGCCTCGACACCGTCATCCTCAGCATGGCGCTCGTGCTGGTCCCGTTCTTCGGGGCGCCCGAGGCAGCGATCTCGAGCGCGTTCCTCCACGACCTCGCCTGCGCCGTCATCCTCTTCGTCTACATGGGGATCAAGGGGCGACTGCGGGCCACCATGTCCGCCGCGAAGACCCGCAGCGGCCGTGCCGTCATGGGAGCGGCGCTGCTCGGAGGCCCGGTCGGGATGACCGGGTACCTCATCGCCATCAACAACATCGGCCCCGGTTTCACCGCGATCATCTCGTCCTTCTACCCCGCGTTCGGCGCCGTCCTCGCGTTCATCTTCCTCAAGGAGCGGATGCGTCTCGGGCAGTTCATCGCCCTGCTCGTCGCCCTGGCCGGGGTCATCACGATCGGCTGGGTCTCCACCGACTCGGAGACCCCCGGCCTGGCGATCGTCGGCATCCTCGCCGCACTCATGTGCGTCGTCGGTTGGGGTTCGGAGGCCGTGATCCTCGCGTGGGCGATGAAGGACGACATCGTGGACAACGAGACCGCGCTCCAGATCCGTGAGACGACCTCGGCCCTGGTGTACGCCGCGGTGCTCCTGCCCGTCTTCGGGGCGTTCCGGTTCTCGTTCAACGCGATCCCCACGCCCGCGATGGGGGTGCTCACGATCGCGGCCGTGGCCGGCACGGCGTCGTACCTGTTCTACTACACCGCGATCAACCGCATCGGTGCCGCCAGGAGCATGGCGCTGAACATCTCGTACTCGGCCTGGGCGGTCGTGTTCGGCGTCATCCTGCTCGGCGCGATCCCCAGCCCCATCGTGATCGTCTGCTGCCTCGTCATCCTGGTCGGCACCGTCCTCGCCGCCTCGCCGAACTGGCGCGAGCTCCGCTTCTGGCGGGGCGGACCGCCGTCCGGCGGCGATTCCGACAAGGACGACGTGGTCGCGGCGACGAGCTGATACGCCGCGTCCAGTGTCGCGATACCATCACAGACGCGGCCCCCAACCCGGGCCATCGTCACATCGCTGGGAGTCCGGATGAGTGTCCTCGTCGTCGGGGGAGCTGGGTACATCGGCTCTCACGTGGTCCGCCTCTTGTCGGAGGCGGGGACCGACGTCGTCGTCGTCGATGACCTGTCCACGTCGTCACGTGAGCGCGTGGCGGGAGTGCCGCTCGTCGAGCTCGACGTGGCGGCCTTCGACGCCACCGCCCGGCTGGGGCAGGTCATCCGCGACCACGACGTCGATGCGGTGATCCACTTCGCGGCGAAGAAGCAGGTCGGTGAGTCGGTCGCGCGACCGCTGTACTACTACCAGCAGAACGTCGGCGGACTGGTCAACCTGCTGGCGGCGATGGAGCAGGAGGGGGTCAGCTCGATCATCTTCTCCTCCTCCGCGGCCGTCTACGGGGAGTCCCTCGACCCGGTGGTGGACGAGTCCGCCCCGACCAACCCGATCAACCCCTACGGCGCGACGAAGCTCGTCGGCGAGTGGCTCCTGTCCGACTGCGAGCGCGCCTGGGGTCT includes:
- a CDS encoding LGFP repeat-containing protein; the protein is MTVRAGRSLTLLLTAVLVSAAALVAPVLPGGPATAEAADGKDYDPGYIISDENFYDGNAMTAQEVQTFLNSKGTSCVAGEQPCIKSWQGPTVAKAKDSYCNGYAAGTQTAAEIIAGVGKSCGISQKALVVLLQKEQSLITRTKPTNRAYQIATGYGCPDGQPCDAEYYGFFNQVYRAAWQYKVYKSRPTSYGFQAGRVNTIPYNFKASCGSGPVYIQNEATRALYIYTPFQANEAILKNIYGNGDSCTSFAQINTWTFWSDWFGSPTGIAHAYPVEGGILSTWTAHGGVAGPGVSTGPITWSTANGGGWYQNFTNGIITHTATGVGAYHQHGTGITTAWKRAGAQDGTWGWPLTQETCTNGTCQITYTNVIATWTATTGTTTQPRHPYEVSGGIAGTWNKYGGLAGPGLSTGPITWSTANGGGWYQNFTNGIITHTATGVGAYHQHGTGITTAWKRAGAQDGTWGWPLTQETCTNGTCQITYTNVIATWTATTGTTTQPRHPYEVSGGIAGTWNKYGGLAGPGLSTGPITWSTANGGGWYQNFTNGIITHTATGVGAYHQHGTGITTAWKRAGAQDGTWGWPLTQETCTNGTCQITYTNVIATWTATTGTTTQPRHPYEVSGGIAGTWNKYGGLAGPGLSTGPITWSTANGGGWYQNFTNGIITHTATGVGAYHQHGTGITTAWKRAGAQDGTWGWPLTQETCTNGTCQITYTNVIATWTATTGTTTQPRAGKTSQLSAPSAGRAPDSTSPSDRATTPEESASPSEPASPQASPSPSPSGPAATDPSATASPSVTSSTAD
- a CDS encoding DMT family transporter — its product is MKFGILSGLTWGLDTVILSMALVLVPFFGAPEAAISSAFLHDLACAVILFVYMGIKGRLRATMSAAKTRSGRAVMGAALLGGPVGMTGYLIAINNIGPGFTAIISSFYPAFGAVLAFIFLKERMRLGQFIALLVALAGVITIGWVSTDSETPGLAIVGILAALMCVVGWGSEAVILAWAMKDDIVDNETALQIRETTSALVYAAVLLPVFGAFRFSFNAIPTPAMGVLTIAAVAGTASYLFYYTAINRIGAARSMALNISYSAWAVVFGVILLGAIPSPIVIVCCLVILVGTVLAASPNWRELRFWRGGPPSGGDSDKDDVVAATS
- a CDS encoding phosphotransferase, yielding MALPHDEFRLLVALTTSGEIHTDAGLSDHLSLPQEDVTEVLARCEQHGYVSDGRLTDLGCAALEPYRVDNAVIMAAGFSQRFAPISYEKPKGVLKVRGEILIERQIRQLLEAGITDITVVVGYRAEYYFYLASKYGVDIVVNPDYATRDNSSSLWVVRERLGNTFVCSSDDYFTENPFERYVYGAYYAATYVEGETEEWCILTDEDDVITAAPIGGADAWVMLGHVYFDRAFSTRFREILEEVYHHAETERKPWETVYLDHVDQLPMRIRRYPDGVIYEFDSLDEVQGFDAAFIENVNSRVLDNIARTLGCEKSDITDFYPLKQGITNLSCHFSFGGAEYVYRHPGIGTEKMIDRVAETAALELAKELGLDTTFLVSDPAEGWKISHFVPNARTLEDHDPAEVRIAMEMGRRLHESGAQLDRRFDYLEEGHAYEELLEQYGPIDVPGYEELKRKAIRLKSLADADGYPLVPSHNDFFGANFLISDSGEVNLIDWEYAGMSDPANDFGTFAVSGQLDEDEMHRALEYHLGRPATFEETRHFFAYTALAGWCWYVWALAKEAQGGNVGEWLYVYYRYAVDYLDKVLDWYENDAATTETMIETGTHA
- the galE gene encoding UDP-glucose 4-epimerase GalE, with translation MSVLVVGGAGYIGSHVVRLLSEAGTDVVVVDDLSTSSRERVAGVPLVELDVAAFDATARLGQVIRDHDVDAVIHFAAKKQVGESVARPLYYYQQNVGGLVNLLAAMEQEGVSSIIFSSSAAVYGESLDPVVDESAPTNPINPYGATKLVGEWLLSDCERAWGLRWVALRYFNVAGTGWPELSDTAVMNLIPMVLERLVAGEAPRIFGDDYETPDGTCIRDYVHVADLAAAHVAALEALRDGLPSTVFNVGTGAGSSVTEVIDAVEQVSGIDIAPLVEPRRPGDPPSLVANADLIESRLGFRARRGLGEIVESAWRAWARPEADAS